The Vigna unguiculata cultivar IT97K-499-35 chromosome 11, ASM411807v1, whole genome shotgun sequence genomic sequence aaagaaacaacaacaCTCTTATAATCTCTACAAGGTTCTTCTTCATTTGATTTGATTCACCAAACCAAAGCTGTGATTTTGATGTTTAAAACAAAGCAGAACAGAAGAAAGATGTCAGCTTTCTCACCAGCTTACCAGGAGCATCTCAAAGGCTGAAAATTCTGAGTGCTGATCTCAGAAATCCAGAAAGCTTCAGTGCAGCCATTGAAGGGTGTGTTGGAGTGTTCCATGTTGCTACCCCAGTTGACTTTGAACAGAGAGAAGCAGAAGAGGTAGTGACCAAAAGATCCATTGATGGTGCAGTTGGGATTTTGAAGGCATGCCTGAACTGCAAGAGTGTGAAAAGAGTTGTTTACACCTCTAGTGCCTCTGCTGTGGTTTTCAATGGCAGAGAAGAACAAGTGATGGATGAAAGCTCTTGGACTGATGTGGATCTTCTCAGAGCTTCAAAGCCATTTGCATGGTCTTATGCAGTTTCAAAGACACTGACAGAGAAGGCAGTGCTTGAATTTGGAGAACAAAATGGCTTGGATGTTGTCACACTAATTCCAACTTTTGTTTTTGGACCCTTCATTAGTCCAAAGCTTCCTGGCTCTGTTCATGCTTCATTGAAATTTGCATTTGGTTAGTGATGCAATTTGATTCTCCTGTTTATCTAAGAGCGTCCTATTTTCTATGGTTGTTCAACTCAATAGTTATGAACACAATCTCTAAATTTTGATGCGAAATTGAAACTTGTTTCTGTCTCAAACTTTAATACAGCTTGTTTTCCAAAcattaaaatgaatgaatatagttctCTCGACTAAACTAGATTAAATTTCTTTGACatgtcattcattttttaagttttagaaccaaaatgtatcaaagtttaagACAGAAACAAGTTCCAATGTCGTGTCAAAATTTAGAGACTATGAACATATCTGACCATTAATATATACAAGGAAATTTATGCAGGAGAAAAAACTACATTTGGTTCCCTCCTTGAGATTCCTATGGTACATATGGATGATGTGGCTAGAGCACATATATTTCTGCTGGAGAATGAAAATCCAAAAGGGAGGTATAATTGTTCAAAATGTTTGGTTACTTATGAAACAATCTCTGAACTTGTTTCTGCCAAATACCCAGAATTTAAGCCAGAGACAGTAGAGTGAGTTTCTGTTGAACTTCATGCTGTTACACATTTAACATTCTTCTTGATTtgagtattttctttttctttgatttcattg encodes the following:
- the LOC114168813 gene encoding vestitone reductase-like isoform X1 codes for the protein MEESKGRVCVTGGTGFIGSWIIKTLLQEGYSVNTTVRHNPEQKKDVSFLTSLPGASQRLKILSADLRNPESFSAAIEGCVGVFHVATPVDFEQREAEEVVTKRSIDGAVGILKACLNCKSVKRVVYTSSASAVVFNGREEQVMDESSWTDVDLLRASKPFAWSYAVSKTLTEKAVLEFGEQNGLDVVTLIPTFVFGPFISPKLPGSVHASLKFAFGEKTTFGSLLEIPMVHMDDVARAHIFLLENENPKGRYNCSKCLVTYETISELVSAKYPEFKPETVDCFSRREGMKLPDLSSKKLTDAGFVFKYGVEEMLDDAIQCCKEKGISLKE
- the LOC114168813 gene encoding vestitone reductase-like isoform X3, whose translation is MEESKGRVCVTGGTGFIGSWIIKTLLQEGYSVNTTVRHNPEQKKDVSFLTSLPGASQRLKILSADLRNPESFSAAIEGCVGVFHVATPVDFEQREAEEVVTKRSIDGAVGILKACLNCKSVKRVVYTSSASAVVFNGREEQVMDESSWTDVDLLRASKPFAWSYAVSKTLTEKAVLEFGEQNGLDVVTLIPTFVFGPFISPKLPGSVHASLKFAFGEKTTFGSLLEIPMVHMDDVARAHIFLLENENPKGRYNCSKCLVTYETISELVSAKYPEFKPETVEREGMKLPDLSSKKLTDAGFVFKYGVEEMLDDAIQCCKEKGISLKE
- the LOC114168813 gene encoding vestitone reductase-like isoform X2, whose translation is MEESKGRVCVTGGTGFIGSWIIKTLLQEGYSVNTTVRHNPEQKKDVSFLTSLPGASQRLKILSADLRNPESFSAAIEGCVGVFHVATPVDFEQREAEEVVTKRSIDGAVGILKACLNCKSVKRVVYTSSASAVVFNGREEQVMDESSWTDVDLLRASKPFAWSYAVSKTLTEKAVLEFGEQNGLDVVTLIPTFVFGPFISPKLPGSVHASLKFAFGEKTTFGSLLEIPMVHMDDVARAHIFLLENENPKGRYNCSKCLVTYETISELVSAKYPEFKPETVDRREGMKLPDLSSKKLTDAGFVFKYGVEEMLDDAIQCCKEKGISLKE